A region of Legionella donaldsonii DNA encodes the following proteins:
- a CDS encoding AAA family ATPase encodes MSSKIIAISGTSGVGKTTLTKALAKALDATCLFWDDFDELASGPDDYLAWYERGQNYAEWNYKALAEVLAKLGANQVVEHPALKKQLQATDYIILDAPLGRLHQQTANYITTFFHIVTPLDVSLVRRLLRDFKDVNTSKEDLLNELESYLTRTRKLFFDGELKKTADLLIHGLLSTEAQVDLIQSYLRNGKDKQPG; translated from the coding sequence ATGTCTAGTAAAATCATCGCAATTAGTGGTACTTCTGGTGTTGGAAAGACTACCTTAACGAAGGCATTAGCAAAAGCTTTGGATGCAACCTGTCTTTTCTGGGATGACTTTGATGAGCTTGCAAGTGGTCCAGACGATTATCTTGCCTGGTACGAGCGCGGCCAAAATTATGCGGAATGGAATTATAAAGCCCTTGCCGAGGTTCTTGCTAAACTTGGAGCAAATCAAGTAGTAGAACACCCGGCACTAAAAAAACAGTTGCAAGCGACAGACTATATTATTTTAGATGCCCCTTTAGGACGTTTACATCAGCAAACGGCTAATTATATTACTACGTTTTTTCACATTGTTACTCCTTTAGATGTTTCTCTAGTTCGCCGTTTACTTCGGGATTTTAAAGACGTTAATACATCCAAAGAGGATTTATTGAATGAATTGGAATCTTATCTTACGCGTACAAGGAAACTTTTTTTTGATGGAGAGTTGAAGAAAACTGCCGATTTACTTATTCATGGCCTTCTTTCTACCGAAGCTCAAGTTGATTTAATTCAGAGCTATTTAAGAAATGGAAAAGATAAGCAGCCTGGGTGA
- a CDS encoding oligopeptide:H+ symporter, translating into MLALFRTQPPAFRMIFMLEVWERFGFYTVQGILTLYFIRFLGFNDTEAYYTFGAFSALVYGMVALGGYLGDKILGTKRTIVLGLITLALGYLALALVNKEQVFLALGLVCVGNGLFKANPSSLLAKCYEKNDPRLHGGFTLYYMAINLGSTFALFIGPALASSFGYAYAYFISFIGLVLGLANYWFQHQHVANIHTNADEKTIPLVHWCFVVLGIVLATLVAAYLLQHVLFAQSLVWLITAVVVAIYLLYMRRENKGACIRMLVALVLMLEAIVFFTLYQQMPTSLNLFAVNNVRPILLGITLDPQSFQALNPIWIIIMSPVLAMLYHKLQQRGLAFSIPYKFAVGMLCCGFSFTLLYFARYLHDNGGMVSSWWLVASYFFQSTGELFVSALGVAMVAELVPVHITGFVMGMWFLTSSIAGFVGASVASLTALPATVKPGMESLVIYTKVFAYIGLVTLGIGGLMWVGAAFLSRYIKAEQP; encoded by the coding sequence ATGCTGGCCTTGTTTCGTACACAGCCGCCTGCTTTTCGCATGATTTTTATGTTAGAAGTCTGGGAGCGTTTTGGTTTTTATACTGTTCAAGGTATTTTGACGTTGTATTTCATTCGTTTTCTTGGATTTAACGACACCGAGGCCTACTACACCTTTGGGGCTTTCTCGGCCTTGGTCTATGGGATGGTTGCTTTAGGTGGTTATCTAGGAGATAAAATATTAGGTACCAAACGCACGATTGTATTAGGGCTAATAACACTTGCTTTGGGTTATCTGGCGCTCGCTTTGGTGAATAAAGAACAGGTTTTTTTAGCCTTGGGCCTTGTTTGTGTGGGTAATGGCTTATTTAAGGCGAATCCTTCCAGCCTGTTGGCAAAATGCTATGAGAAAAATGATCCGCGCCTGCATGGTGGATTTACTCTTTATTACATGGCTATCAATTTAGGGTCTACCTTTGCGTTATTTATCGGACCTGCCTTAGCGAGTAGTTTTGGTTATGCCTATGCTTATTTTATTAGTTTTATAGGTTTGGTTTTAGGTTTGGCTAATTATTGGTTTCAACACCAACATGTCGCTAATATCCATACCAATGCAGATGAGAAAACTATTCCATTAGTGCACTGGTGTTTTGTGGTCCTTGGGATAGTACTTGCCACGCTTGTAGCTGCTTACTTATTGCAACATGTATTGTTTGCCCAAAGTTTGGTATGGCTAATTACAGCAGTGGTTGTTGCTATTTATTTGCTCTATATGCGCCGTGAGAACAAAGGCGCGTGTATTCGAATGCTAGTGGCCTTGGTCTTGATGTTGGAGGCAATTGTCTTTTTTACTTTGTACCAGCAAATGCCCACCTCCTTAAATTTATTTGCTGTTAATAATGTTAGGCCGATCTTGCTGGGTATTACTCTTGATCCACAGAGTTTCCAAGCCCTAAATCCAATTTGGATTATTATAATGAGTCCTGTATTGGCGATGCTTTATCATAAATTGCAACAAAGAGGATTGGCTTTTTCCATTCCTTATAAATTTGCAGTTGGTATGCTGTGTTGCGGTTTTAGTTTTACCTTATTGTATTTTGCCCGCTACTTACATGATAACGGTGGGATGGTTTCATCTTGGTGGTTAGTAGCCAGTTATTTTTTTCAGAGCACAGGGGAATTGTTTGTATCTGCTTTGGGTGTAGCGATGGTTGCTGAATTAGTTCCTGTCCATATTACCGGCTTTGTGATGGGGATGTGGTTTTTAACCTCTTCTATTGCAGGGTTCGTAGGTGCCTCGGTGGCTTCTTTAACGGCTTTACCAGCCACTGTAAAACCGGGAATGGAATCATTGGTAATTTATACGAAGGTTTTTGCTTATATAGGCTTAGTAACACTGGGCATTGGTGGCCTAATGTGGGTGGGGGCAGCTTTTTTGAGTCGTTATATTAAAGCAGAGCAGCCTTAG
- a CDS encoding patatin-like phospholipase family protein, which produces MAKKALYLAGGGARGAYQAGVLKAIGHILQVKKLPFEMISGVSVGSINAAILAEQAHDFPAGLEKLEAIWSDIHCQKIFNASNYELSKSVLRNLSHLIVKQRQSGHLLDTTPLREFITNSINFELIETNISSGQLEAMEVISHCYETQQTISFYQHDHLSFEDWHYPRHISQRATLTMEHILASSALPLFFPTAKIDGFHYGDGSIGLVSPLRGAIRFQVERILILGTRPLPAFTDPELLRNGDIGFARVLGGMLNGLFLDNLDRDIEMVNRMNDIARLLSMWKKRHSPWRPIETLHLKPSVDVAAMAQAQYLNMPALLRFLLNVLGAKDHSGDLLSFLLFEKEFTRELIELGYQDTLATATDVIKFFA; this is translated from the coding sequence ATGGCTAAAAAAGCCCTTTATTTAGCAGGTGGTGGTGCCCGTGGCGCCTATCAAGCTGGTGTACTAAAAGCCATCGGCCATATTTTACAAGTGAAAAAACTTCCTTTTGAAATGATTAGTGGCGTCAGCGTCGGGAGTATTAATGCTGCAATCTTAGCCGAGCAAGCCCACGATTTTCCTGCTGGCCTTGAAAAACTGGAGGCTATTTGGAGCGACATTCACTGTCAAAAAATTTTTAATGCCAGCAATTATGAACTCAGCAAATCCGTGTTACGCAATCTGAGTCATTTAATCGTGAAACAACGCCAATCTGGGCACCTTCTTGACACGACGCCGTTGAGAGAGTTTATTACCAACAGCATTAATTTCGAACTTATAGAGACTAATATAAGCAGTGGCCAATTAGAGGCAATGGAAGTAATTAGTCATTGCTATGAAACCCAGCAAACCATTTCTTTCTATCAGCATGATCATCTTTCATTTGAGGATTGGCATTATCCCCGGCATATCAGTCAACGTGCGACACTGACTATGGAGCATATTTTAGCCTCCAGTGCACTGCCATTATTTTTTCCCACCGCAAAGATTGATGGGTTTCACTATGGCGATGGGAGTATAGGGTTAGTTTCTCCTTTACGCGGAGCCATCCGTTTTCAAGTTGAGCGTATTCTGATTTTAGGCACACGCCCATTGCCGGCATTTACTGATCCTGAGTTATTACGCAATGGTGATATTGGTTTTGCTCGCGTTTTAGGTGGGATGTTAAATGGCTTATTTCTCGATAACCTTGATCGCGACATTGAAATGGTAAACCGAATGAATGATATCGCGCGTCTGCTTTCGATGTGGAAAAAGCGCCATTCACCTTGGCGTCCCATAGAAACGCTTCATCTGAAACCCAGTGTCGATGTAGCGGCCATGGCACAAGCACAGTACCTGAACATGCCTGCTTTGCTTCGTTTTTTGCTGAATGTTCTCGGCGCCAAAGATCACTCCGGTGATTTACTTAGCTTTCTACTCTTTGAAAAAGAATTCACACGTGAATTAATCGAATTAGGCTATCAAGATACGCTAGCAACTGCGACTGACGTCATCAAGTTTTTTGCTTAG
- a CDS encoding CDP-alcohol phosphatidyltransferase family protein, producing the protein MILKHIPNALTLFRLVLIVPFLMLLYQQEYVNAFYTFLLAGLTDGIDGWLARHFHWQSFFGSFIDPLADKLLVASSFISLALIGELPWWLVILVFLRDLTISIGVIAWYWLIQRKLDFEPTLLSKINTTLQIILVISCLFELAFFAFSPYLINTLIALTALTTAATYIDYVFTWGRRACSINHLAK; encoded by the coding sequence ATGATACTAAAACACATACCGAATGCACTTACCCTATTTCGCCTGGTATTAATAGTGCCCTTTTTAATGCTTCTTTACCAACAGGAATATGTAAATGCTTTTTACACATTTCTGCTAGCTGGCCTAACTGACGGCATTGATGGTTGGTTGGCCAGGCATTTTCACTGGCAAAGTTTTTTTGGTTCATTCATCGATCCTTTAGCAGACAAATTGCTCGTTGCATCGAGTTTTATTTCGCTAGCGCTTATCGGGGAATTACCTTGGTGGCTGGTTATTTTGGTTTTTCTTCGTGATTTAACCATCTCGATTGGTGTTATAGCTTGGTATTGGCTCATTCAGCGTAAACTGGATTTTGAACCAACCCTGTTGAGCAAAATTAACACTACACTGCAGATAATACTAGTTATTTCCTGTCTATTTGAATTGGCTTTTTTTGCTTTTTCGCCTTATTTAATCAATACACTCATTGCGCTCACAGCGCTAACCACTGCCGCTACTTACATTGACTATGTGTTTACGTGGGGCAGAAGAGCGTGTTCAATCAATCATCTCGCCAAATGA
- the pepN gene encoding aminopeptidase N encodes MPDTTIYLKDYQAPAFTVDTVALEFDLHDDHALITNQMQLKRQGEGALHLYGDELELISLHLNGEILGKAAYRLQDGDLLIEQCPAEFTLKVVTRIRPQDNSKLSGLYRSNQLFCTQCEAEGFRRITFFPDRPDVLASYTTRICADKTKYPVLLSNGNLIDAGDAENGRHWVVWQDPFKKPSYLFALVAGNLACVKDEFVTGSGKKIDLRIYVEPGNEDKCGHAMHSLKKAMRWDEEVYGREYDLAIFMIVAVSDFNMGAMENKGLNIFNSKYILARPDTATDQDFADIEGVVGHEYFHNWTGNRVTCRDWFQLSLKEGLTVFRDQEFSRDMNSRDVNRIMDVKMLRNTQFPEDAGSMAHPVRPDSYQEINNFYTATIYNKGAEVIRMQHTLLGKEGFRRGMDLYFQRHDGQAVTIDDFVAAMEDANGVDFSQFKRWYSQAGTPEVQLKSDYSHGRLSLTLIQSCLPTPECQDKKPFHIPLRIALFDLNGQRLPLKEDVLELRETQQLFHFDGLPCKPIISLLRDFSAPVKLQREISQEELLALLRFETDGYAKWDAAQCLALKCIHSYLSTPEKSWEIPVPLIAAYRHVLVDESLDLALRAEILMPPSFEEVIADLTLVNVDAVEKARDFFRAELGRNLLQQASEIYENLWQQEKHAMDARAFGQRKLRNLCLWLMMKADEQNTLERCHQQFVTAHTMTDQIASFALLNNCVQGTVREQAIDSFYRQWSQDELVLDKWFALQASSELPDTLARVKILLQHPAFHIKNPNKVRAVLGAFCQANPRHFHAINGSGYAFLGEMLAKLDKINPQITARLATPFTRWRRFDQKRQTLIKQQLAQLAKLDLSRDLREVVMKSLA; translated from the coding sequence ATGCCAGACACGACTATTTATCTGAAAGATTATCAAGCCCCTGCCTTCACGGTAGATACAGTTGCTCTTGAATTTGATCTGCATGATGATCATGCGTTGATCACCAATCAAATGCAACTAAAACGGCAGGGTGAAGGGGCTTTGCATTTGTATGGTGATGAACTTGAATTGATCAGTTTGCATCTAAACGGGGAAATCCTTGGCAAAGCGGCTTATCGTTTGCAAGATGGCGACTTATTGATTGAGCAATGTCCGGCAGAATTCACCTTAAAAGTGGTGACTCGAATTCGCCCACAGGATAATAGTAAGTTGTCAGGCCTTTATCGTTCTAATCAACTGTTTTGTACTCAATGTGAAGCGGAGGGATTTCGCCGGATCACCTTTTTTCCTGATCGACCGGATGTGCTGGCGTCCTATACCACGCGTATTTGTGCAGATAAAACCAAATACCCGGTTTTACTTTCCAATGGCAATTTAATTGATGCCGGTGATGCAGAAAATGGCAGACATTGGGTTGTTTGGCAGGATCCTTTCAAAAAGCCTTCTTATTTATTTGCTTTGGTTGCCGGTAATTTGGCGTGTGTCAAAGATGAATTTGTGACTGGTTCGGGGAAAAAAATTGATTTACGGATTTATGTAGAACCAGGTAATGAAGATAAATGTGGACATGCCATGCATTCTTTAAAGAAAGCAATGCGTTGGGATGAAGAGGTGTATGGTCGAGAATATGATCTGGCTATTTTCATGATCGTTGCCGTCAGTGATTTCAATATGGGGGCAATGGAAAATAAAGGGTTGAATATTTTTAATTCCAAATACATTCTTGCTCGGCCTGATACAGCAACTGATCAGGATTTTGCCGATATTGAGGGTGTAGTAGGACATGAATATTTTCATAACTGGACTGGTAACCGCGTTACCTGTCGGGACTGGTTTCAATTAAGCTTGAAAGAAGGATTGACTGTTTTTCGCGATCAGGAGTTTTCACGCGATATGAATTCTCGTGACGTTAATCGCATTATGGATGTTAAAATGCTACGCAATACCCAGTTCCCTGAAGATGCTGGTTCGATGGCTCATCCGGTTCGCCCAGACTCTTATCAAGAAATTAATAATTTCTATACCGCAACCATTTATAATAAAGGTGCTGAAGTAATCCGCATGCAACATACCTTGCTAGGTAAAGAAGGGTTTCGCCGCGGAATGGATTTATATTTTCAACGCCATGATGGACAAGCAGTCACAATAGATGATTTCGTTGCTGCCATGGAAGATGCCAATGGTGTTGATTTTAGTCAATTTAAACGCTGGTATAGCCAAGCCGGAACACCGGAAGTGCAATTAAAGAGTGATTATAGTCACGGTCGCCTGAGTTTGACGCTTATCCAATCCTGCCTTCCAACACCGGAGTGCCAGGATAAAAAGCCTTTTCATATTCCTTTGCGGATAGCACTCTTTGATCTTAATGGTCAACGTCTTCCTTTAAAGGAAGACGTTTTGGAGTTACGTGAAACACAGCAACTATTTCATTTTGACGGTTTGCCCTGTAAACCGATTATTTCCTTATTACGCGACTTTTCAGCGCCGGTAAAATTACAACGCGAAATAAGCCAAGAAGAACTGCTTGCTTTACTGCGTTTTGAAACCGATGGTTATGCAAAATGGGATGCCGCTCAGTGTTTAGCACTGAAATGTATCCATAGTTATCTCAGCACCCCGGAAAAATCATGGGAAATTCCAGTACCGCTTATTGCTGCTTATCGCCACGTCCTGGTTGATGAGTCATTGGATTTAGCGTTGCGTGCTGAAATTTTAATGCCGCCAAGTTTTGAAGAAGTTATTGCTGATTTAACCTTGGTAAACGTTGATGCTGTGGAGAAAGCACGCGATTTCTTCCGCGCCGAATTGGGCAGAAATCTTTTACAACAAGCGTCTGAAATCTACGAGAACTTATGGCAACAAGAGAAACACGCGATGGATGCTCGTGCTTTTGGACAAAGAAAACTACGGAATCTATGTTTGTGGTTAATGATGAAAGCCGACGAGCAAAACACCCTGGAGCGCTGTCATCAGCAATTTGTTACGGCACACACCATGACTGATCAGATTGCCAGTTTTGCCTTATTAAATAATTGTGTACAGGGTACTGTTCGGGAACAAGCCATTGATAGTTTTTACCGGCAATGGTCTCAAGATGAGCTTGTCCTTGATAAATGGTTTGCCCTACAGGCCAGTAGTGAACTGCCCGATACGTTGGCACGAGTAAAAATTTTGCTGCAACACCCTGCTTTCCACATCAAAAATCCGAACAAGGTGCGGGCAGTGTTAGGCGCATTCTGCCAGGCTAATCCGCGTCATTTTCATGCAATTAATGGTAGTGGTTATGCTTTTTTGGGTGAAATGCTTGCTAAATTGGATAAGATAAATCCACAGATTACCGCACGATTGGCAACGCCTTTTACCCGCTGGCGTCGTTTTGATCAAAAAAGGCAAACCTTGATAAAGCAACAATTGGCACAGTTGGCTAAGCTGGATTTATCACGCGATCTTCGGGAAGTTGTTATGAAAAGTCTGGCTTAA
- the aroE gene encoding shikimate dehydrogenase, which produces MSSRCAVMGNPIAHSLSPFIHQCFAEQTGKQLSYEKRLVAEDAFESQVTVFFAQGGLGLNITLPFKQRAFAMADLSTPRCQRAKAANTLWMEKERLHADNTDGAGLIKDLSRYLDLNAKKILLIGAGGAARGIIAPLLAANIAQLTVTNRTEEKATILQTDFPEISYCRLAELQAEYDVLINATSASLTGEALPLSASLFQAATCCYDLAYSAKGETAFVAWARAQGCRQAVDGLGMLVEQAAESFFIWHGIRPDTRPVLMALKAKQKT; this is translated from the coding sequence ATGTCAAGTCGTTGTGCTGTCATGGGGAATCCTATAGCCCATAGTTTGTCTCCCTTCATTCATCAATGTTTTGCTGAACAAACCGGGAAGCAGTTGAGCTATGAAAAAAGGTTAGTTGCGGAAGACGCTTTTGAGTCCCAGGTAACGGTTTTTTTTGCCCAAGGCGGGCTGGGATTAAATATTACTTTACCCTTCAAACAACGAGCCTTTGCTATGGCAGATCTAAGTACACCCCGTTGTCAGCGAGCCAAAGCGGCCAATACCTTATGGATGGAGAAAGAGCGTCTGCATGCGGATAATACGGATGGTGCGGGTTTGATAAAAGATTTAAGTCGTTATCTCGATTTAAATGCTAAAAAAATTCTCCTGATAGGAGCAGGTGGGGCTGCGCGTGGCATTATTGCTCCATTATTAGCGGCCAACATCGCTCAGCTAACAGTAACGAATAGAACAGAGGAAAAGGCAACGATCTTGCAGACTGATTTTCCCGAGATAAGCTATTGTCGCCTGGCTGAATTACAAGCGGAGTATGATGTGCTGATTAATGCTACTTCAGCCAGTTTAACAGGGGAGGCGCTCCCCTTGTCTGCCTCGTTATTTCAAGCAGCAACCTGTTGTTATGATTTGGCTTATAGTGCTAAAGGAGAGACGGCCTTTGTTGCTTGGGCACGTGCGCAGGGTTGCCGACAGGCAGTGGATGGTTTGGGGATGTTGGTAGAGCAAGCTGCAGAATCGTTTTTTATTTGGCATGGGATAAGACCGGATACAAGGCCCGTATTAATGGCTTTAAAAGCTAAGCAAAAAACTTGA
- a CDS encoding Rid family hydrolase: MEKKIIAAKNVFDYAHYGFSNCVVYNGIAYVTGQAGIDEQGKLVGPDIKQQALKTFDNIRTLLLAAGSDLTNMLAMTCFIVDIEKNGPDFFAARAKIMPVNSYTSASIGISKLAMPGLLVEVQCTAAIG, encoded by the coding sequence ATGGAAAAGAAAATTATTGCCGCCAAAAATGTCTTTGATTATGCCCATTATGGCTTTTCCAATTGTGTAGTTTATAATGGCATCGCTTATGTTACTGGACAAGCAGGCATCGATGAGCAAGGGAAATTAGTGGGCCCTGATATAAAACAACAGGCTCTTAAAACCTTTGATAACATCCGAACATTGCTTCTTGCCGCTGGCTCTGATTTGACCAACATGCTTGCAATGACCTGTTTCATTGTGGATATTGAAAAAAATGGCCCTGATTTTTTTGCCGCCCGTGCAAAAATAATGCCTGTCAATTCCTATACGAGTGCATCCATTGGGATTTCAAAACTTGCCATGCCTGGCTTACTGGTAGAAGTTCAATGTACAGCAGCAATAGGTTGA
- the hda gene encoding DnaA regulatory inactivator Hda — MNRQLALAIQLNDEATLTDFCWGSNTLLQQQLTMALQGKGERLFTIWGNPGCGKSHLLQACCQAMSIHAAATIYLPLKILKEWGPESIEGIAEQDLIAIDDIDTIANDTAWEEALFHLYNKVRDNGKTILLITSQHPLSSSPIHLPDLRSRLAWGLVVQLNELEDDLKIKTLQQHASKRGFKLPISVGQFLLNRCARNMHDLHAILNQLDEASLIAQRKITIPFVKSILSI; from the coding sequence ATGAATCGTCAATTGGCACTAGCAATTCAGCTGAATGATGAAGCAACCTTAACCGATTTTTGTTGGGGGTCTAATACGCTATTACAACAACAGTTAACCATGGCTCTACAAGGGAAAGGGGAACGCTTATTCACCATCTGGGGGAATCCCGGTTGCGGTAAATCACATTTATTACAAGCCTGTTGCCAGGCAATGAGCATTCATGCAGCAGCAACCATTTATTTGCCTTTGAAAATTCTTAAAGAATGGGGACCAGAGAGTATTGAAGGGATAGCAGAGCAAGATTTGATTGCCATTGATGATATCGATACGATTGCAAATGATACAGCCTGGGAAGAAGCACTATTCCATCTCTATAATAAAGTTCGTGATAATGGAAAAACTATTCTGTTGATCACGAGTCAACACCCACTGTCTTCTTCCCCCATCCATTTACCGGATCTTCGCTCTCGCCTTGCCTGGGGCTTGGTTGTACAACTTAATGAGTTAGAAGATGATTTAAAAATCAAAACCCTACAACAACATGCAAGTAAACGCGGTTTCAAATTACCAATCAGTGTTGGGCAGTTTCTGCTTAATCGTTGCGCACGCAATATGCATGATTTACACGCTATACTTAACCAGCTCGATGAAGCGTCTCTAATAGCCCAACGAAAAATTACTATCCCTTTTGTTAAGTCAATTTTGAGTATTTAA
- a CDS encoding PrkA family serine protein kinase: protein MSTQDFLAGYTRRFVDNKEEELSLDEYLELCRTDPAAYANPAERLLLAIGEPEIVDTRHDPILSRLFSNKIIHQYPVFKEFFGMEEPIEQIVGFLKHAAQGLEETKQILYLLGPVGGGKSSLAEKLKDLMQKIPFYAIKGSPVFDSPLSLFNPEEDAELLYERYGIPSRHLRYIMSPWAVKRLQEFNGDISQFRVIKVKPSRLKQIAIAKTEPGDENNQDISSLVGKVDIRKLEEFSQDDPDAYSYSGGLCRANRGLLEFVEMFKAPIKVLHPLLTATQEGNYNATEGLSAIPFEGIILAHSNESEWQSFRNNKNNEAFIDRINIVKVPYCLRVSEEIRIYQKLLDNSSLKEAPCAPGTLDMLAQFSVLTRLKEPQNSSIYSKMRVYNGESLKDTDPKAKSYQEYRDFAGVDEGMSGISTRFAFKILSKVFNFDHSEVAANPVHLLYVLERQIEQEQFPQELHEKYLTFMKEHLTAKYVEFIGKEIQTAYLESYSEYGQNIFDRYITYADFWIQDQDYRDPDTGEIFDRGSLNSELEKIEKPAGISNPKDFRNEVVNFVLRARANNHGKNPVWNSYEKLKSVIEKKMFTNTEDLLPVISFNAKASEDDKKKHEEFIARMVDKGYTRKQVRLLCEWYLRVRKSQ, encoded by the coding sequence ATGAGCACACAAGATTTTTTAGCAGGTTACACAAGACGCTTTGTAGACAACAAAGAAGAGGAGTTAAGTCTGGATGAGTACCTGGAACTGTGTCGTACAGACCCTGCCGCTTATGCCAATCCAGCTGAACGATTATTGTTGGCTATCGGTGAGCCAGAGATAGTCGACACCCGCCACGACCCAATATTATCTCGCTTGTTTTCCAATAAAATTATTCACCAATACCCTGTTTTTAAAGAATTTTTTGGCATGGAAGAACCTATTGAACAAATCGTTGGTTTCTTAAAACATGCCGCACAAGGCCTGGAAGAAACGAAACAGATCCTCTATTTATTAGGTCCGGTTGGTGGTGGAAAATCATCACTGGCAGAAAAATTGAAAGATTTGATGCAGAAAATTCCTTTTTATGCCATCAAAGGCTCACCCGTTTTTGATTCGCCACTATCGCTGTTTAACCCGGAAGAGGATGCGGAATTACTCTATGAGCGCTATGGTATTCCATCACGCCATCTACGTTATATCATGTCTCCCTGGGCGGTGAAGCGCTTGCAGGAATTTAACGGCGATATCAGCCAATTTCGTGTAATAAAAGTTAAACCCTCACGCCTAAAACAAATTGCCATCGCCAAAACTGAACCCGGAGATGAAAACAACCAGGATATTTCCTCACTGGTAGGCAAGGTCGATATTCGCAAACTGGAAGAATTTTCCCAGGATGATCCCGATGCTTATAGTTATTCTGGTGGCCTGTGTAGAGCCAACCGGGGCTTGTTAGAATTTGTCGAGATGTTTAAAGCCCCGATTAAAGTATTGCATCCTTTACTTACAGCTACTCAAGAAGGAAATTACAATGCCACTGAAGGATTATCTGCGATTCCTTTTGAAGGCATTATTCTGGCACACTCGAATGAATCAGAATGGCAATCATTCCGTAACAATAAAAATAACGAAGCGTTTATCGACCGTATCAATATCGTTAAAGTGCCTTATTGCCTGCGCGTTTCTGAAGAAATCAGGATTTACCAAAAATTGCTGGATAACAGTTCGCTTAAAGAGGCTCCCTGTGCACCAGGAACACTTGATATGCTAGCGCAATTTTCAGTTTTGACTCGACTAAAAGAACCACAAAATTCGAGTATCTATTCCAAAATGCGTGTGTACAATGGTGAAAGTTTAAAGGATACCGATCCTAAGGCAAAATCTTACCAGGAATATCGTGATTTTGCCGGTGTAGATGAAGGTATGAGTGGAATTTCCACCCGTTTCGCCTTTAAGATCCTGTCAAAAGTATTCAATTTCGATCATTCTGAAGTTGCCGCCAATCCTGTCCATTTACTCTATGTACTTGAGCGGCAAATTGAACAGGAACAATTTCCTCAAGAGTTACATGAAAAATATTTAACCTTCATGAAGGAGCATCTGACCGCCAAGTATGTTGAATTTATTGGTAAGGAAATCCAAACCGCTTATCTCGAGTCCTATTCTGAATATGGACAAAACATTTTCGACCGCTACATTACTTATGCTGATTTCTGGATCCAGGATCAAGACTATCGTGATCCGGATACTGGCGAAATTTTTGATCGCGGCTCACTTAATTCTGAGTTGGAAAAAATAGAAAAACCGGCCGGTATTTCCAATCCAAAAGATTTTCGTAATGAAGTTGTCAATTTCGTATTACGGGCACGGGCTAATAATCATGGCAAAAATCCCGTATGGAATAGTTATGAAAAATTGAAATCAGTCATTGAGAAAAAGATGTTTACCAATACAGAAGATCTGTTGCCGGTGATTTCCTTCAATGCGAAAGCCTCTGAAGATGATAAGAAAAAACATGAGGAATTTATTGCACGCATGGTAGATAAAGGTTACACCCGCAAACAAGTAAGATTGCTCTGTGAATGGTATTTGCGAGTACGTAAATCGCAATAA